Proteins co-encoded in one Fusarium musae strain F31 chromosome 3, whole genome shotgun sequence genomic window:
- the SID1 gene encoding PAK- GC kinase Sid1 (EggNog:ENOG41~SMCOG1080:lysine/ornithine N-monooxygenase~antiSMASH:Cluster_3.3): MSPHSEVSFNGSEAPVSNGTTNGTTNGHSGTNGTNGTNGTNGITNGHNGHVNGTSTSNGNGAAPAARHGPRVHKERSPYLESAPADSEFDLICAGFGPASLAVAVAIHDAIAEGKKLRPDGAAPKVLFLEKQTKFAWHAGMLLPGAKMQISFIKDLATLRNPRSEFTFLNYLHRQGRLVDFTNLSTFLPARTEYEDYLRWCSSWFDHVVSYNNEVLSISPESKEAGAVKTFTVQARNGKSGQVQSFRSRHVLVAAGGQPSLPKSLPAKHPRVLHSSQFANYAPQILAKQNAPYRVAVIGAGQSAAEIFNNVQSLYPNSKTYLIMRQEFLRPSDDSPFVNSIFNPEYIDNLWPRSVKARETLLTEARATNYGVVRLELIEHLFEKMYDQKREISDDETQWPHRILAGREIASVDTKGDALEIKVQRVNDGPLDGFVDQETFEVDLIVAATGYKRSAHVDMLKDAWTMLPKTVSGRNESPKGVNGWNVETQDGERKLAVGRDYRVKFSPGTVADDSGVWLQGCCEGTHGLSDTLLSVLGTRSGEIVQSIFKQ; encoded by the exons ATGTCACCCCACAGCGAGGTTTCATTCAACGGCTCCGAGGCCCCGGTCTCCAACGGTACCACCAACGGTACTACCAACGGTCACAGCGGCACAAATGGCACAAATGGCACAAATGGCACCAACGGTATTACTAACGGCCACAACGGTCATGTCAacggcaccagcaccagcaacggAAACGGAGCTGCCCCTGCTGCCCGCCATGGACCCCGAGTTCACAAGGAGAGATCTCCTTATCTCGAGTCCGCTCCCGCGGATTCTGAGTTTGACCTCATCTGCGCTGGCTTCGGCCCCGCATCTTTGGCCGTAGCCGTCGCTATTCACGATGCCATCGCCGAGGGCAAGAAGCTTCGCCCTGATGGCGCAGCTCCCAAGGTTCTATTCCTGGAAAAGCAGACCAAGTTCGCTTGGCACGCCGGTATGCTGCTCCCTGGAGCCAAGATGCAAATCTCCTTTATCAAGGATCTAGCCACTCTTCGCAACCCCCGATCTGAGTTTACTTTCCTTAACTACCTCCACCGTCAGGGTCGTCTTGTTGACTTTACCAACTTGAGCACTTTCCTCCCTGCCCGCACTGAATACGAGGACTACCTTCGCTGGTGCTCTTCTTGGTTTGACCATGTTGTTAGCTACAACAACGAGGTTCTCTCTATCTCCCCCGAGAGCAAGGAGGCCGGTGCCGTCAAGACTTTCACCGTTCAGGCTCGCAATGGCAAGTCTGGCCAGGTCCAGTCTTTCCGCAGCCGTCAcgttcttgttgctgctggtggcCAGCCTTCGCTCCCCAAGAGCCTCCCTGCTAAGCACCCTCGTGTCCTGCACTCTTCCCAATTCGCCAACTACGCCCCTCAGATCCTAGCCAAGCAGAACGCTCCTTACCGCGTTGCTGTCATCGGTGCTGGCCAGAGTGCCgccgagatcttcaacaacgtCCAGAGCCTGTACCCCAACTCCAAAACATACCTCATCATGCGCCAGGAATTCCTGCGCCCCAGTGATGACTCTCCATT CgtcaactccatcttcaaccccgAGTACATTGACAACCTGTGGCCACGATCTGTCAAGGCTCGTGAGACTCTTTTGACTGAGGCTCGCGCCACCAACTACGGTGTTGTTCGTCTGGAGCTCATTGAGCACCTCTTCGAGAAGATGTATGACCAGAAGCGTGAGATCAGCGACGACGAGACACAGTGGCCCCACAGAATTCTCGCTGGCCGTGAGATTGCCAGCGTCGACACCAAGGGCGACGCTCTCGAGATCAAGGTCCAACGCGTTAACGATGGCCCTCTCGATGGCTTCGTCGACCAGGAGACTTTTGAAGTTGATCTGATTGTTGCCGCCACCGGTTACAAGCGAAGCGCTCACGTCGACATGCTCAAGGACGCATGGACAATGCTCCCCAAGACCGTATCGGGACGCAACGAGTCCCCTAAGGGCGTCAACGGCTGGAACGTCGAGACACAAGATGGCGAGCGCAAGCTGGCCGTCGGAAGGGATTACCGAGTCAAGTTCTCCCCTGGCACTGTTGCCGACGACTCTGGCGTCTGGCTGCAGGGCTGCTGCGAGGGTACTCACGGG CTGAGCGACACCCTCCTCTCCGTCCTGGGCACTCGCTCAGGCGAGATTGTTCAATCTATCTTCAAGCAATAA